A genomic segment from Streptomyces antibioticus encodes:
- a CDS encoding WhiB family transcriptional regulator has translation MSRYDWMADARCAQTDPGLWHSDDGANYTEAKRICARCPVRAQCAAHTARLDLEVTAHDKHGLWAGQTKSQREAGRANAEREERTAAILRLLKRGGMEPEEIAALVGCSPRTVWRVQKAHREQMGRAA, from the coding sequence GTGAGCCGCTACGACTGGATGGCTGACGCCCGCTGCGCCCAGACGGATCCCGGCCTGTGGCACTCCGACGACGGCGCCAACTACACCGAGGCCAAACGGATCTGTGCCCGCTGCCCGGTCCGCGCCCAGTGCGCCGCACACACCGCACGTCTCGACCTCGAGGTCACCGCCCACGACAAGCACGGGCTGTGGGCCGGGCAGACCAAGAGCCAGCGTGAGGCTGGCCGGGCGAACGCGGAGCGTGAGGAACGGACAGCCGCGATCCTGCGGCTCTTGAAGCGGGGCGGCATGGAACCGGAAGAGATCGCCGCGCTGGTGGGGTGCAGCCCCCGCACCGTGTGGCGGGTCCAGAAGGCCCACCGTGAGCAGATGGGGAGGGCCGCGTGA
- a CDS encoding WhiB family transcriptional regulator encodes MPDSDPGGDWRLQGLCRSEDPDSWFPVGATPAAKAAERHAKAVCWRCPVRVVCGRWALDHREPVGVWGGLSEGERRAILRRRGVRLPEIA; translated from the coding sequence GTGCCCGACTCGGATCCGGGTGGGGACTGGCGGTTGCAAGGACTGTGCCGCAGCGAGGACCCCGACAGTTGGTTCCCGGTGGGTGCCACGCCTGCGGCAAAAGCGGCGGAGCGGCATGCGAAAGCGGTGTGCTGGCGGTGCCCGGTGCGGGTGGTGTGCGGGCGGTGGGCGCTCGACCATCGTGAGCCGGTCGGGGTGTGGGGCGGGTTGTCGGAGGGCGAGCGTCGGGCGATCCTGCGCCGCCGCGGGGTCCGCCTCCCGGAGATCGCGTGA
- a CDS encoding type II toxin-antitoxin system prevent-host-death family antitoxin, with amino-acid sequence MPANTSAEIGIRDLRAKLSDVVNDTAVYGQITYVTSRGRRVAAIVPVPDAEAIEEKKKPGGDSPPA; translated from the coding sequence ATGCCTGCGAACACAAGCGCTGAGATCGGAATCCGCGACCTGAGGGCCAAGCTGTCCGACGTCGTGAACGACACCGCCGTCTACGGCCAGATCACCTACGTGACCAGCCGGGGTCGGCGCGTGGCCGCGATCGTGCCCGTACCGGACGCGGAAGCCATCGAGGAGAAGAAGAAGCCAGGGGGAGACAGTCCCCCGGCCTGA
- a CDS encoding DNA cytosine methyltransferase, with the protein MKRTVLDLYCCQGGATAGYQAAGYTVVGVDLDDQPRYIGDEFWQSDAISFLTVHADWIRREVAFVHASPPCQFDSDCQRIQDNEHPDLIEPTRVALEDLGLPYVIENVGGAVPKLREPVMLCGAMFGLARTYRHRYFSTGGWALPQPGHPEHAVRQVKLGRSALNGEAIQAIGNFAGVGIIRSEWGVPWMNRDGIREAIPPAYAEWIGRQFAGHLAAKEVAA; encoded by the coding sequence GTGAAGCGCACTGTTCTCGACCTGTACTGCTGCCAGGGCGGAGCCACCGCCGGCTACCAGGCCGCCGGATACACCGTGGTCGGTGTCGACCTCGACGACCAGCCCCGCTACATCGGCGACGAATTCTGGCAGTCCGACGCGATCAGCTTCCTCACCGTCCACGCCGACTGGATCCGCCGTGAGGTCGCGTTCGTCCACGCATCCCCGCCGTGCCAGTTCGACTCCGACTGCCAGCGGATCCAGGACAACGAGCACCCGGACCTGATCGAGCCCACCCGTGTGGCGCTCGAAGACCTCGGCCTGCCGTATGTGATCGAGAACGTGGGCGGGGCGGTTCCGAAGCTGCGGGAGCCGGTGATGCTGTGCGGTGCCATGTTCGGCCTGGCCCGCACGTACCGGCACCGCTACTTCTCTACCGGCGGCTGGGCCCTCCCGCAGCCCGGACACCCGGAGCACGCAGTCCGCCAGGTGAAGCTCGGCCGTTCCGCCCTCAACGGCGAGGCCATCCAGGCGATCGGGAACTTCGCCGGCGTCGGCATCATCCGCAGCGAGTGGGGTGTGCCGTGGATGAACCGGGACGGCATCCGCGAAGCGATCCCGCCCGCCTACGCGGAGTGGATCGGCCGCCAGTTCGCCGGGCACCTGGCCGCCAAGGAGGTAGCCGCGTGA
- a CDS encoding GIY-YIG nuclease family protein codes for MPRIDMTRRTALYRLFDTEGRLLYVGITFNPDNRWAEHATSKSWWPDVTEKRIEWHESRTDAAAAEVAVIAAELPLYNKQDSPQPFEGVTTKEGTKPSRIVRIDDDTWEDYGKLCAEKGLARAADVRMYIKSEIRAYQQRQRSES; via the coding sequence GTGCCGCGTATCGACATGACCCGCCGGACCGCCCTGTACCGCCTCTTCGACACCGAGGGGCGGTTGCTCTACGTCGGGATCACCTTCAATCCCGACAACCGCTGGGCGGAGCACGCCACTTCCAAGAGCTGGTGGCCTGACGTCACCGAGAAGCGCATCGAGTGGCACGAGTCGCGGACCGACGCCGCTGCGGCCGAAGTCGCCGTGATCGCCGCCGAACTGCCGCTCTACAACAAGCAGGACAGCCCGCAGCCCTTCGAGGGCGTGACGACAAAGGAGGGCACCAAGCCGTCGCGCATCGTCCGCATCGACGACGACACGTGGGAGGACTACGGCAAGCTGTGCGCGGAGAAGGGCCTCGCGCGCGCGGCCGACGTGCGCATGTACATCAAGAGCGAGATCCGCGCGTACCAGCAGCGGCAGCGCTCCGAGTCCTGA